One region of Hymenobacter sediminicola genomic DNA includes:
- a CDS encoding TerB family tellurite resistance protein — translation MFGFFENEQTRKIRSHIQNLAALAKADGHLDEREMSFIVAVGKKNGMRADEIRNIVASSSTNRLVVPDNDSERFDQIFDMVDMMLADGVVDDSEMNFCTVMAEKLGFRKDVVNLLVKQISQGVKDGMDRETIKSETQPFLKSIRQ, via the coding sequence ATGTTTGGTTTTTTTGAAAACGAGCAGACCCGCAAAATCAGGAGTCACATCCAGAACCTGGCGGCGCTAGCTAAGGCAGATGGCCATCTGGACGAGCGGGAAATGAGCTTTATCGTAGCAGTGGGCAAGAAAAACGGCATGCGGGCCGACGAAATCCGCAACATTGTGGCCAGTAGTAGCACCAACCGCTTAGTAGTGCCCGACAATGACTCAGAGCGGTTCGACCAGATTTTTGATATGGTGGACATGATGCTGGCCGACGGCGTAGTGGACGACAGCGAAATGAACTTCTGCACCGTTATGGCTGAAAAGCTAGGCTTCCGCAAGGACGTAGTAAATCTGCTGGTGAAGCAGATTTCGCAAGGCGTGAAAGACGGAATGGACCGGGAAACTATCAAGTCCGAAACGCAGCCATTTCTTAAGAGCATCAGGCAATAG
- a CDS encoding response regulator has product MSDAKTILIAEDSSVILNLTKKILELQKYRIVSAKNGGEVIKQVESQPIDCVLMDINIPVKDGMECTREIRAHKDERISHIPIIAITGNANNYSMEQFREAGVTDYLPKPLDFDALVRVVKQYVG; this is encoded by the coding sequence ATGAGCGACGCGAAAACAATATTGATTGCCGAAGACAGTTCTGTTATCCTGAACCTGACCAAAAAGATTCTCGAGTTGCAGAAGTACCGCATCGTTTCGGCCAAGAATGGTGGTGAAGTCATCAAGCAGGTAGAAAGCCAGCCGATTGACTGCGTCCTGATGGACATCAACATTCCGGTGAAGGATGGCATGGAGTGCACCCGTGAAATTCGCGCCCATAAGGACGAGCGGATTTCGCACATTCCGATTATTGCCATCACGGGCAATGCCAACAACTACTCCATGGAGCAGTTTCGGGAGGCCGGCGTGACGGACTACCTGCCCAAACCCCTCGACTTCGACGCTTTGGTACGCGTAGTAAAACAGTATGTTGGGTAA
- a CDS encoding PAS domain S-box protein, whose product MSQSAAPLATSALAPPTDLYRALFEEAYDAQLLYDEQGNLTDCNHTAQRLLGTTCASLRATGLMALAVPAAASTHQEYWSSEELLREAVQHTARTGEPASRWWYGRYPDHSPLTAWVTLHRLVLPEGVVRVQLILRDSTQTTHNQQLQNQKLVIDTTQRQLRDLLSRTTLSYVLADREGIILDVNDFFLEFTEYTRPEVIGKQYHELFSPPAEREVRQQSYLNCIREERLHDFYERALITKSGQSRMVYWHAEFAYGPDGQITGLLVVGRDFTERHVAARALTDNRNRLQDFLDNAHDLIQNLSIDNRLLFVNKAWKEKLGYEDEDLPHLTLSDVVHPYYKAKLLYQLRNLYKGEKVNKLETVFLTKTGKPVHLIGSISCSWQDDEPVSTRAILHDITDRIKAERLQKVYYSIANLAISSKDLHSLYGAIHRELSKIIETNNFYIALCDEARTQLQFAYFVDQNTQGEVGAVSRPFSSGMSEYIIRTGRPQYMLRHELQELISNGTITAYGLMPEVMLCSPLSIGERIIGVIAVQDYYKADAYAPTDLEILHFISNQVALAIERKRNEVQIQKQNARLNAIFESGSHLMWSVDTHSRLTSFNRNYAAYFLRRNGVYPTPNVNLFQADLAMMEEDARDLFVDNYRKAFQGHPQRFEVRLRDARGMDSWREIFLNPIYLDDGSFEEISGIAHDITEKKRGQLELAAQEEKFRAIFESFQDVYYRTDGTGKLTLVSPSVQDMLGYTPEEVTGHYIGDYYVYPTEREALIKSVQKYGEARNFEIAMRHSDGHSVSVLVNARSVEGGMGTEGIGRDITGLKQMQDDLRRAKDAAETALEAKTLFLANMSHELRTPMNGIIGMIDLLHQTVSSEEQEEYVDTLRKSSDALLAILNDILDLSKIQAGKLQLNEEGMDLHYTLDKIHSLFANRAQQKHLTFTYHIAPNTPRFIITDETRLLQVLSNLTSNAIKFTAQGTVSIVVSTMTREGDDYTLRIAVQDSGIGISEDNAKLLFTNFTQLDTTPTKSFGGTGLGLAISKQLAELLGGEIGVFSNEGDGSTFWFTLRCRAAYNEEEIVQERLASRERASDISRFDVAPRVLLVDDNPINQKVATRLLDKLGCDIAMADNGFEAISKATAPNAVFDLIFMDIQMPEMDGLTAMHEIRRRLGKATPPIVAMTAYSMKEDAERFVNEGMDDYVSKPVKSQDLHAVLRRWVMAGPLEAPKPPAPALPEPAAAVAAATTSTTEGALPPLVIDAEVLEQLRQLGGGEFAAQLYQDFEMEAGQLLEEAETLVRSGQYEQILPHLHQLKGTGFTLGLTELAECAKLLEHELKLGHFGNIEQNFQNLLRYFAQFKILYPSVTGDS is encoded by the coding sequence ATGTCGCAATCCGCTGCCCCGCTGGCCACTTCCGCTCTGGCCCCGCCGACAGATTTATACCGTGCCCTGTTCGAGGAGGCCTATGACGCCCAGCTTCTCTATGACGAGCAGGGTAACCTCACCGACTGCAACCACACCGCGCAGCGCCTGTTAGGCACTACCTGTGCTAGCCTGCGTGCTACTGGCCTTATGGCGCTGGCGGTACCGGCGGCGGCATCCACCCATCAGGAATACTGGTCTAGCGAGGAGCTACTGCGCGAAGCCGTGCAACACACGGCCCGCACCGGCGAGCCGGCCTCGCGCTGGTGGTACGGCCGCTACCCAGACCATAGTCCTCTCACGGCTTGGGTTACACTGCACCGCCTTGTGCTGCCCGAAGGCGTGGTGCGCGTGCAACTTATCCTGCGCGACTCGACACAAACCACTCATAATCAGCAGCTGCAAAACCAGAAACTGGTAATCGACACCACGCAGCGGCAGCTACGCGACCTTCTTTCGCGCACCACACTCAGCTATGTGCTGGCCGACCGTGAAGGTATCATCCTGGACGTGAACGACTTCTTTCTGGAATTCACTGAATATACCCGACCTGAAGTTATTGGCAAGCAGTACCACGAGTTGTTTTCGCCCCCGGCGGAGCGGGAAGTGCGGCAGCAGTCCTACCTGAACTGTATTCGGGAAGAGCGTCTGCACGATTTCTACGAGCGGGCCCTCATCACCAAAAGCGGACAGTCGCGCATGGTGTATTGGCACGCCGAGTTTGCATATGGCCCCGATGGGCAGATTACAGGCCTGTTGGTAGTTGGGCGCGACTTTACGGAGCGCCATGTAGCAGCCCGTGCCCTTACCGACAACCGCAACCGTCTACAGGATTTCCTCGACAATGCCCACGACCTGATTCAGAATCTGAGCATTGATAACCGGCTGCTGTTTGTGAACAAAGCCTGGAAGGAAAAGCTAGGTTACGAGGACGAAGACCTGCCCCACCTCACCCTTTCCGACGTGGTGCACCCCTACTACAAGGCCAAGCTGCTCTACCAGTTGCGCAACCTGTATAAGGGGGAGAAAGTGAACAAGCTGGAAACGGTGTTCCTCACCAAAACCGGCAAACCCGTCCATCTCATCGGCTCCATTTCCTGCTCCTGGCAGGACGACGAGCCGGTGAGCACCCGCGCCATTCTGCACGACATTACGGACCGTATCAAGGCCGAGCGACTGCAGAAAGTGTACTACAGCATTGCCAACCTGGCCATCAGCTCCAAGGATTTGCACTCGCTCTACGGGGCCATTCATCGGGAACTGAGCAAGATCATCGAAACCAACAACTTCTACATTGCCCTCTGCGACGAGGCGCGCACCCAGCTGCAGTTCGCCTACTTCGTCGACCAGAACACGCAGGGCGAAGTAGGGGCCGTGTCGCGGCCATTCTCGTCGGGTATGTCGGAGTACATTATCCGGACCGGGCGGCCGCAGTACATGCTGCGCCACGAGTTACAGGAGCTTATCAGCAACGGCACCATCACGGCCTATGGGCTGATGCCGGAAGTAATGCTGTGCTCACCGCTCAGTATAGGGGAACGGATTATCGGCGTGATTGCCGTGCAGGACTACTACAAGGCCGACGCTTATGCGCCTACCGATCTGGAAATTCTGCACTTTATTTCCAACCAGGTGGCGTTGGCTATTGAGCGCAAGCGCAACGAGGTTCAAATTCAGAAGCAGAACGCCCGCCTGAACGCCATTTTCGAGAGCGGCTCCCACTTGATGTGGAGCGTGGATACGCACTCCCGCCTCACCAGCTTCAACCGCAATTACGCCGCGTATTTCCTGCGCCGCAACGGGGTGTATCCGACTCCCAACGTCAACCTGTTCCAGGCCGACCTGGCCATGATGGAAGAGGATGCGCGGGACCTGTTCGTCGACAACTACCGCAAAGCCTTTCAGGGCCACCCGCAGCGCTTCGAGGTGCGCCTGCGCGATGCCCGCGGCATGGATTCGTGGCGCGAAATCTTCCTTAACCCGATTTACCTTGATGATGGCTCGTTTGAGGAAATTTCGGGTATTGCCCACGACATCACCGAAAAGAAGCGCGGGCAGCTGGAGCTGGCGGCACAGGAAGAGAAGTTCCGGGCCATTTTCGAATCGTTTCAGGATGTGTACTACCGCACCGATGGCACCGGCAAGCTGACGCTGGTGAGTCCCTCGGTGCAGGATATGCTGGGCTACACGCCCGAGGAAGTAACGGGCCACTACATCGGTGACTATTACGTGTATCCGACGGAGCGCGAAGCACTGATTAAGAGCGTGCAGAAGTATGGCGAGGCGCGCAACTTCGAAATTGCCATGCGCCACAGTGATGGGCACTCAGTAAGTGTGCTCGTAAATGCGCGGTCGGTAGAAGGCGGTATGGGCACGGAAGGTATCGGGCGCGACATTACGGGCCTAAAACAGATGCAGGACGACCTACGCCGGGCCAAAGATGCTGCCGAAACGGCACTGGAGGCCAAAACCCTGTTCTTGGCCAACATGAGCCACGAACTGCGCACGCCCATGAATGGCATCATTGGCATGATTGACCTGCTGCACCAAACCGTCTCATCGGAGGAGCAGGAAGAGTACGTGGATACGCTGCGTAAATCGTCGGATGCGCTGCTGGCTATTCTCAACGATATTCTGGATCTGTCGAAAATCCAGGCGGGCAAGCTCCAGCTCAACGAGGAAGGCATGGACCTGCATTACACCCTCGATAAGATTCACTCCCTGTTTGCCAACCGGGCCCAGCAGAAACACCTCACCTTCACCTACCATATTGCGCCTAACACGCCGCGCTTCATCATCACGGACGAAACGCGCCTGCTACAGGTGCTGAGCAACCTGACCTCCAATGCCATCAAATTCACGGCGCAGGGCACGGTCAGCATCGTTGTTTCGACGATGACGCGGGAAGGTGACGACTACACGCTGCGGATTGCCGTGCAGGACTCGGGTATCGGCATCTCAGAAGACAATGCCAAGCTGCTGTTCACCAACTTCACCCAGCTGGACACCACGCCGACCAAGTCGTTTGGGGGCACAGGCTTGGGCCTGGCCATCAGCAAGCAGCTGGCCGAGCTGCTGGGCGGAGAAATCGGGGTATTTTCCAACGAAGGCGACGGTAGTACATTCTGGTTTACCCTTCGCTGCCGCGCTGCCTACAATGAGGAGGAGATTGTGCAGGAGCGGCTGGCGTCGCGGGAGCGGGCTTCCGATATCAGCCGCTTTGATGTGGCCCCGCGGGTGCTGCTCGTCGATGACAACCCCATCAACCAGAAGGTAGCCACTCGCCTGCTCGACAAGCTCGGCTGCGACATTGCCATGGCCGACAATGGGTTTGAGGCCATCAGCAAAGCTACTGCACCCAATGCCGTCTTCGACTTAATTTTCATGGACATTCAGATGCCGGAAATGGATGGCCTCACGGCCATGCACGAAATCCGGCGGCGCTTGGGCAAGGCCACACCCCCTATCGTGGCCATGACGGCGTACTCCATGAAAGAGGATGCTGAGCGGTTTGTAAATGAAGGCATGGACGACTACGTGTCGAAGCCGGTGAAAAGCCAGGACCTGCACGCCGTATTGCGGCGGTGGGTAATGGCCGGCCCGCTGGAGGCACCCAAGCCGCCTGCGCCCGCTCTGCCGGAGCCCGCGGCGGCAGTTGCTGCAGCCACCACTTCTACAACCGAAGGCGCTCTGCCGCCGCTGGTTATTGACGCCGAAGTTCTGGAGCAGCTTCGCCAGCTGGGTGGCGGCGAATTTGCCGCCCAACTCTATCAGGACTTTGAAATGGAAGCCGGCCAACTGCTCGAAGAAGCCGAAACTCTGGTACGAAGCGGACAGTACGAACAGATTTTACCACATTTGCACCAGCTAAAGGGTACCGGCTTCACTTTAGGCCTCACAGAGCTGGCAGAATGTGCCAAGCTGCTGGAGCATGAACTGAAACTAGGGCACTTTGGCAACATAGAGCAGAATTTCCAGAATTTGTTGCGTTATTTCGCTCAGTTTAAGATTCTATACCCTTCCGTAACCGGCGACTCCTAA
- a CDS encoding MBL fold metallo-hydrolase, producing MTVTFLGTGTSQGVPVIGCHCAVCRSLDYRDKRLRVSVHVQTQGKSIIIDSGPDFRQQVLREHVDHLDALVFTHEHKDHTAGMDDIRAYNFKQQQDMPVYAEPRVLEQLKREYAYIFAEHKYPGVPQVQTVPILSDTEQFDVQGVAFQPIRALHYKLPVLGFRVGNFSYVTDANHLSSAALDQMRGSDVVVLNALRHEKHISHFSLSEAVAVLEELAPRRAYLTHISHLLGRHRDVEATLPDFIRLAYDGLRLEVN from the coding sequence ATGACTGTTACTTTCCTCGGCACGGGCACGTCGCAGGGCGTGCCCGTGATTGGGTGCCATTGTGCGGTATGCCGCTCTCTCGACTACCGCGACAAGCGCCTGCGGGTGTCGGTGCACGTGCAGACGCAGGGCAAGAGCATTATCATCGACTCGGGTCCTGACTTCCGGCAGCAGGTCCTGCGTGAGCATGTCGACCACTTGGATGCACTGGTCTTCACGCACGAGCACAAAGACCACACAGCCGGCATGGATGATATCCGGGCCTACAACTTCAAGCAGCAGCAGGACATGCCCGTGTACGCCGAGCCGCGGGTGCTGGAGCAGCTGAAGCGCGAGTATGCCTATATCTTTGCTGAGCACAAGTACCCGGGCGTGCCCCAGGTACAAACTGTGCCCATCCTCAGCGACACCGAGCAGTTCGATGTGCAGGGAGTAGCATTTCAGCCCATCCGGGCGCTGCATTACAAGCTGCCGGTGCTGGGCTTCCGTGTCGGCAATTTCAGCTACGTGACGGATGCCAACCACCTTTCCTCGGCCGCGCTGGACCAGATGCGAGGCTCCGACGTGGTGGTGCTGAATGCGCTGCGCCACGAAAAGCACATTTCGCACTTTTCGCTGTCGGAGGCAGTGGCTGTACTGGAAGAACTGGCCCCGCGCCGCGCCTACCTCACGCACATCAGCCATCTGCTGGGCCGCCACCGCGACGTGGAAGCCACTCTGCCGGACTTTATCCGGCTGGCGTATGATGGGCTGCGACTAGAGGTAAACTAA
- a CDS encoding glycosyltransferase, translated as MSAPRLLFTVTTDLNYDQRMQRICGSLARAGYDVLLIGREWSTSRPLTPQPYGQHRLRCHFQRGKLFYLEFNLRLLLYLLGQRAAAWCAIDLDTALPMWLRARLGGQPLVYDAHELFTEVPEVVARPAIQRIWRRIEQFVVPRAQLAYTVGPALAKVFESRYGRPFAVIRNISRLQHNTLPPAPAAAPASGYILYQGALNAGRGLEALLAAMPQVAGRLVICGEGDLSAELRAQAAALGLLESGQVEFRGFVLPDELREVTRQAALGLNLLENLGLSYYYSLANKFFDYLHAGIPQVVVDFPEYRALNDEYAVADLVADLQPATLAAALNRLLRDEPAHYQELAENCRRARPLLSWQHEEKRLLALYVALVGAPHPVSV; from the coding sequence ATGTCCGCACCGCGCCTGCTCTTCACCGTCACAACGGACCTGAACTACGACCAGCGCATGCAACGCATTTGTGGCTCGCTGGCCCGGGCTGGCTACGATGTACTGCTGATAGGGCGGGAGTGGAGCACCTCGCGGCCCCTCACGCCGCAGCCCTATGGGCAGCACCGACTGCGCTGCCACTTTCAGCGCGGTAAGCTGTTTTATCTGGAGTTTAATCTGCGCCTGCTGCTATACCTACTGGGCCAGCGCGCGGCAGCCTGGTGCGCCATCGACTTGGATACGGCCCTGCCCATGTGGCTGCGGGCGCGGCTGGGCGGCCAGCCGCTGGTGTACGATGCGCACGAACTGTTTACGGAGGTGCCCGAAGTAGTAGCGCGGCCGGCTATACAACGCATCTGGCGTAGAATAGAACAGTTTGTTGTGCCGCGGGCTCAGCTGGCTTATACCGTGGGGCCAGCCCTGGCGAAGGTGTTTGAGAGCCGCTACGGCCGCCCATTTGCAGTCATCCGCAATATCAGTCGGCTGCAGCACAACACCTTGCCACCAGCACCCGCTGCTGCACCAGCCTCGGGCTATATTCTGTACCAAGGCGCCCTCAACGCTGGCCGGGGTCTGGAAGCGCTGCTGGCTGCCATGCCGCAGGTAGCGGGCCGGCTGGTTATCTGTGGCGAAGGCGACCTGTCGGCGGAACTGCGGGCGCAGGCTGCCGCACTGGGGCTACTGGAAAGCGGGCAGGTAGAATTCCGGGGCTTTGTGCTGCCGGATGAGCTGCGCGAAGTGACGCGTCAAGCTGCTCTAGGGCTGAATCTGCTGGAGAATCTGGGACTGAGCTACTATTATTCGCTGGCCAACAAATTCTTCGACTACCTGCACGCCGGCATCCCGCAGGTAGTGGTGGATTTCCCCGAGTATCGTGCCCTCAACGACGAGTACGCCGTGGCCGACCTGGTGGCTGACCTGCAACCAGCTACGTTGGCAGCGGCTCTCAACCGCCTGCTGCGCGATGAGCCCGCCCACTACCAAGAGCTAGCCGAAAATTGCCGCCGTGCCCGCCCGCTCCTAAGCTGGCAGCATGAGGAAAAGCGGCTTCTCGCACTGTATGTCGCACTGGTTGGCGCACCGCATCCCGTTTCTGTATGA
- the miaA gene encoding tRNA (adenosine(37)-N6)-dimethylallyltransferase MiaA, translated as MSILSDLITSLGPELHSGQPTLLVVAGPTAVGKTALSVQLAQHFQTEIVSADSRQFFREMSIGTAKPTPEEMQGVPHHFVNSHTISEDYSAGRFETDCLQVLDGLFQRHPVVILTGGSGLYLQAVTDGLDELPPADPAIRVQLQQELAEFGLEHLVAELARLDPVAYARIDKQNHQRVVRAVEVCRATGQPFSSFHTGRSAVARPFRVVKVALSREREELYERINYRVDQMLEAGLLAEVEALLPYQHHNALQTVGYQEIFGFLDGLYDWPEAVRLLKRNTRHYAKRQLTWLRRDSEYRWIDLW; from the coding sequence ATGAGCATTCTTTCTGACCTGATAACTTCCCTCGGGCCTGAGCTACATAGTGGGCAGCCGACGCTGCTGGTAGTAGCGGGCCCCACGGCTGTAGGCAAAACGGCCCTGAGTGTGCAGCTGGCGCAGCACTTCCAGACCGAAATAGTTTCGGCTGACTCGCGGCAATTCTTCCGGGAGATGAGTATCGGGACGGCCAAGCCCACGCCGGAGGAAATGCAGGGTGTGCCGCACCATTTTGTCAATTCGCACACTATTAGCGAAGACTACAGCGCCGGCCGCTTCGAAACCGACTGTCTGCAGGTGCTCGACGGGCTGTTTCAGCGCCATCCGGTGGTCATCCTTACCGGCGGTTCGGGCCTGTACCTGCAGGCCGTAACGGACGGCCTCGACGAGCTGCCACCTGCCGACCCCGCTATCAGGGTGCAGCTGCAGCAGGAGTTGGCCGAGTTTGGGCTGGAGCATCTGGTAGCCGAACTAGCCCGTCTCGACCCGGTGGCTTATGCCCGTATTGATAAGCAAAACCACCAACGGGTAGTGCGGGCTGTAGAGGTGTGCCGCGCCACCGGACAGCCCTTCAGCAGCTTTCATACGGGCCGGAGTGCGGTGGCTCGTCCGTTTCGGGTTGTTAAGGTGGCCCTCAGCCGCGAACGAGAAGAGCTGTATGAGCGGATCAACTACCGCGTGGACCAGATGCTGGAGGCAGGACTGCTGGCGGAGGTGGAAGCGCTGCTGCCGTACCAGCACCACAATGCTCTGCAAACGGTAGGCTATCAGGAAATCTTTGGCTTTCTCGATGGCCTCTACGATTGGCCCGAAGCCGTGCGTCTGCTCAAGCGCAACACCCGCCATTACGCCAAGCGCCAGCTTACCTGGTTGCGCCGGGATAGTGAGTACCGCTGGATCGATTTATGGTAA
- a CDS encoding aspartate aminotransferase family protein, producing MLTTRQLFLRHQAQTSDFPLLLEIERAEGVYMYAPDGRRYLDLISGIGVSNVGHRHPRVVEAIKSQVDKYLHLMVYGELVQAPPAQLAQALHETLPQHLDTVYFTNSGTEAVEGALKLAKRHTGRTGFISCLNAYHGSTHGALSITGAEGFKNSYRPLLPDVRHFRYNSFDDLALIDEHTAAVIIETVQGEAGVRVPEPGYLPALRQRCNEVGALLILDEIQCGFGRTGSFWAFEQFGIEPDILLCAKGMGGGMPIGAFISSQEIMAGFKTNPILGHCTTFGGHPVSCAASLATLRVIQEENLLAGVAEKAARFRRQLVHPAIRAVRGCGLLMAVEFDSFEVLKPIIDQALEHEGILTDWFLFCDNSLRLAPPLVITDTEIDEACAALLRAISAVCDGSPALAQ from the coding sequence ATGCTTACCACTCGCCAGCTTTTCCTGCGTCATCAGGCCCAAACCTCTGATTTTCCGCTGCTGCTGGAAATTGAGCGGGCTGAAGGCGTGTATATGTATGCGCCCGATGGCCGCCGCTACCTCGATTTGATTTCCGGTATCGGCGTCAGCAACGTAGGGCACCGCCACCCGCGCGTAGTCGAGGCCATCAAGTCCCAGGTAGACAAGTATCTGCACCTGATGGTGTACGGGGAGCTGGTGCAGGCGCCACCTGCTCAGTTGGCCCAGGCCCTGCACGAAACGCTGCCGCAGCACCTCGATACGGTCTATTTCACCAACTCCGGCACCGAGGCGGTAGAAGGCGCTCTGAAACTGGCCAAGCGCCACACTGGCCGCACAGGCTTTATCAGTTGCCTGAATGCCTACCACGGCTCCACACACGGCGCGCTCAGCATCACGGGGGCCGAGGGGTTTAAGAACTCCTACCGCCCGCTGCTGCCCGATGTCCGGCACTTCCGCTACAACAGCTTCGACGACCTGGCCCTGATTGACGAGCACACCGCGGCCGTCATTATTGAGACAGTACAAGGCGAGGCGGGCGTACGGGTGCCGGAACCGGGCTACCTGCCCGCCCTGCGCCAACGCTGCAATGAGGTAGGAGCGCTACTAATTCTGGATGAAATTCAGTGTGGCTTCGGGCGTACCGGGAGCTTTTGGGCCTTCGAGCAGTTTGGCATCGAGCCAGACATTCTGCTGTGTGCCAAAGGAATGGGCGGCGGCATGCCCATCGGAGCCTTCATTTCCTCGCAGGAAATCATGGCTGGTTTCAAAACCAACCCCATCCTGGGCCATTGCACTACGTTTGGCGGGCACCCGGTGTCGTGCGCGGCGTCGCTGGCTACTCTGCGGGTCATTCAGGAAGAAAACCTGCTGGCGGGTGTAGCCGAAAAAGCAGCCCGCTTCCGGCGGCAGTTGGTGCATCCAGCCATCCGGGCGGTGCGGGGCTGCGGCCTGCTGATGGCGGTTGAGTTCGACTCGTTTGAGGTGCTTAAGCCCATCATCGACCAAGCCCTTGAGCACGAAGGCATCCTCACCGACTGGTTTCTGTTCTGCGACAATTCTCTGCGGCTGGCTCCCCCGCTTGTTATCACAGACACGGAAATAGATGAGGCCTGCGCAGCACTTCTCCGGGCTATTTCAGCAGTTTGTGACGGGTCGCCGGCGTTGGCCCAATAA
- a CDS encoding RNA polymerase sigma factor, with protein MEDQEILLKFADPASRNVAFNQLVRKYQTKVYWHVRKMVIDHDDADDLTQDVFVKVWKHLETFRKDASLYTWIYRIATNECLNFLSSKRRKFFLPLNDVAAELTAKVEADPALAGDDIELKLQKAILTLPDKQRLVFNLRYYDEMPYEQMSEVTGTSVGALKASYHHAAKKIEHYITQSD; from the coding sequence TTGGAAGACCAGGAAATCCTCCTCAAATTCGCAGACCCGGCCTCCCGCAACGTGGCTTTCAACCAGCTGGTGCGCAAGTACCAGACGAAGGTGTATTGGCACGTGCGCAAAATGGTCATCGACCACGACGACGCCGACGACCTCACGCAGGACGTGTTTGTGAAGGTCTGGAAGCACTTGGAAACCTTTCGGAAAGACGCTTCGCTCTACACTTGGATTTACCGCATTGCCACCAACGAGTGCCTCAACTTCCTTTCCAGCAAGCGGCGTAAGTTCTTTCTGCCCCTCAACGATGTAGCCGCCGAGCTGACCGCCAAAGTAGAAGCGGACCCGGCCCTGGCCGGCGACGATATTGAGCTAAAGCTGCAGAAGGCCATCCTAACTTTGCCCGACAAGCAACGCCTCGTGTTCAACCTGCGCTACTACGACGAAATGCCCTACGAGCAGATGTCCGAAGTGACGGGCACCAGCGTAGGCGCCTTAAAAGCCTCTTACCACCACGCCGCAAAAAAAATAGAACACTACATCACGCAGTCTGATTGA
- the pfkA gene encoding 6-phosphofructokinase, with the protein MKRIAVFTSGGDAPGMNACVRAVVRTAVYHGIEVYGIMRGFSGMIKGEFVRLDSASVANTIQKGGTILKSARSQKFLTKEGRQQAFDQLVNNGIEGLVAIGGNGTFTGASLFEQEFGIPTVGAPGTIDNDLYGTDYTIGYDTAVNTALEAIDKIRDTADSHDRCFFVEVMGRDSGYIAMPCAIGGGAEIVMIPETQMSTEAVIESLKSSWRRSKTSFIVVVAEGEEEGNAHTVAQRVKEAIPELDTRVTIIGHIQRGGAPSAADRLLASQIGIAAVEGLLNGMRNVMAGIVDRKLVYTPFTDTINKKKLINQSFMRMVEILSV; encoded by the coding sequence ATGAAGCGTATAGCAGTTTTCACCAGCGGCGGCGATGCACCCGGCATGAACGCCTGCGTCCGGGCCGTCGTGCGTACGGCCGTTTACCACGGCATTGAGGTTTATGGTATCATGCGCGGGTTCAGCGGCATGATCAAAGGCGAATTTGTTCGCCTCGACTCAGCCTCGGTAGCCAATACCATCCAGAAGGGTGGCACCATCCTCAAATCGGCACGCAGCCAGAAATTCCTGACCAAGGAAGGTCGCCAGCAAGCTTTCGATCAGCTTGTTAACAATGGCATCGAAGGCCTCGTTGCCATCGGTGGCAACGGCACATTCACAGGTGCTTCCCTCTTCGAGCAGGAGTTCGGAATTCCGACGGTAGGTGCCCCCGGTACCATCGACAACGACCTCTACGGCACCGACTATACCATCGGCTACGACACGGCTGTAAATACGGCATTGGAGGCCATTGACAAGATTCGGGACACGGCTGACTCGCACGACCGGTGTTTCTTCGTGGAAGTAATGGGCCGCGACTCCGGCTATATTGCCATGCCCTGCGCCATTGGCGGCGGTGCCGAAATTGTGATGATTCCGGAAACGCAGATGTCGACGGAAGCGGTGATTGAGTCCTTGAAAAGTAGCTGGCGCCGCTCCAAAACCTCGTTTATTGTGGTGGTGGCTGAGGGCGAGGAAGAAGGCAACGCCCACACCGTGGCGCAACGCGTGAAGGAAGCCATTCCGGAACTCGATACCCGCGTGACCATTATCGGCCACATCCAGCGCGGTGGGGCCCCATCGGCCGCCGACCGGCTCCTTGCCTCCCAGATTGGCATTGCCGCCGTGGAAGGCCTACTGAACGGCATGCGCAACGTTATGGCCGGCATCGTAGACCGAAAACTCGTGTATACGCCCTTCACAGACACCATCAACAAGAAGAAGCTCATCAACCAGAGCTTCATGCGGATGGTGGAAATCCTATCGGTTTAG